GAACCTCTAAGACTACCGTGGGACGATTCTGCCGACTAGCAGCGGAGTGAATAACCGGGCCCGCCCACGGGGCAATGCGGCCGGATTTGGCGCCCCAGTGCTTGCGGACAGTTGGCATCCGTCAGCGGGCCGCGGTTCACCGTGGCGATTGCTTATTCTGCCGGTAGGGCCGGCCTGGCAATCTGTGCCTGCGCAGGCTCGCCGAGCGCTATCAATTCCGCATGCAGCATGTGCAATAGCGCCTGCAAGAACGCCATGCCCATCGGACCGACAAAAATACCGATTGGCCCCAGCGCTTTCATCCCTCCCAGGATGCTCAAGAGCGCCAGGAGCGGATGCAACTTCGATTGCCCGTGCAACACCATCGGTTTGATCAGGTTATCGATCATCGAAACGACGAGCGCCCCGTAAAGTGCTAGGGCCAAGGCCGGCATAGCGCGCTGCTCGTAAAACAGCATCCACAGACTGCACGCGCCCCACACGGCCGCCGCGCCGACGAACGGAATCATCGCCAGCAGCATCGTAACGACGGTCAGCAGGAACACGCTCTCGAAGCCGGCGAAGAAATAGCCGATGCTCGCCAATAATCCTTGTGCGAAAGCCGATAGAAGTGTGGCCAGCACTACGGCGCGGCTGATCGTGGAAAACTCGTTGAGCAATTCTTCTTCGTAACGATCATCCAAAGGGGAGAGATGCATCAATGCCCGAATCATCGACGGACCGTCAGCCAGGAAGTAATAGAGCGAGAGAATCATCACCCCCAGCCCCACGACGACACTCCCCAGAAATCCCCCCACAGCCTGACCGGTGCCGAACAAAAACGGCATAGCCCAGCGCTGCAACGATTCCAAAAAGCTACGAATCTGTTCATCGCTGGGATTCATCTGGCGGCGCAGCCACGCAATCGTCGGCGACCCCAATAGCGATTCGCGAAACGTGGTGTAGGCTGCTTCGAGATCGGGAAGCGCAGCCGTGAACGCCGGCAAATCCGGCGATCCCTCGGTGAGACGCACTACCTGTTCGTCAAATCTCTGCCACGACGCGGCAATATGTTGCCGGGCTTCATGATTGAAACTTTCGTCCTCGGCTTCCGGATTTTCCAGGGCGAGTTGTGCGTGAATCTGGTCCAGGTCGCGATCAAGCCGGCCGGCCAGGCCGTGCAATTCGTCGAGCGTGCGGCTGTGCAAATGCACGCCGTCGGCAATCTCGTCCACTTCGAGGCCGATCGATTGCAGGGTCAACTGCACGTCTTCCGGAGGCATCTCGAGGTGAAACTCGCGCCGCAACTGGCTGAGCCGGTCGCCGACGACTTGCGGTTTGATTTCGGTGGCGATCTCGACCGCTTCGCCCGCGGCCCGGGTGAGGATCAGCAAAGTCGGAATCAGCACGATCAGCAGGATGGCCGACGTGGTTACGCCGGCGGCGATGCGGTCATGCCCTGCTGCGCGCGCGATGAACCATTTGTGCAGCGGGCGGAAAATCACGGCCAGCACCAGCGCCAGGAACATGGGGAGCAAAAAGCTCGACATGACCATGAACGATAGCGCGCCGACCAGGATCGCAATGGTCAACAGCACCACGAACGAGACAATACGCGACATGCAAGCGGCCTCCCTGCGCCATCTTGGCGGATCAAGCAGGCGTATTGTACAAAAGCGGCACAAAGATCACATGCCACGGCCCGCAACGTACAGGAGAAGGGCAAAGTGTCTGTGGCCGGGGTCGGTGACCCCGCAGCGGCACAGAGCGGTTCCGGCCTCGAAGAGGCCAGCCACAGAAGATGAGGCAATTATCGTTCACATCATGAAAAACCTTGCAGCGATAATAACTTGGGAGTGCCGATGACGACCGGCCGCGGCCGCGCCAAGAAATACGCCGTCGCCGCTCTCAAGGTCGCGATTGTCGCTGCCGTGTTGTGGGGGATGCAGCGCACGATCCGCGCGGCGCTTGCGGACCTCGACCAACACGAGTGGAGTGCCGCCACGCTGCGTCCCGGTTGGTTGATCCTGTCGAGCGTGGCGTACCTGGCCGGGTTACTCCCCTCGTCACTTTTCTGGCATCGCCTGTTGGAGCTATTTGGTCAGCCGGCAGCGCGCGGGAGAGCGGTTCGCGCGTGGTATATCGGTAGTCTAGGAAAGTATGTCCCTGGCAAGGCGACCGTGGTCGTGCTGCGCACGGCGCTGTTGCGTCGCGACGGCGTGGGGATCGCGGTTTCGACCGCCACGATCTTCTACGAGACCTTGACCACGATGGCCGTGGGGGCCTTCGTTGCGGGGGCGATCCTGCTGGTGATGATGCACGACCGGTGGGAACTGGTAGTGCTCTCGGCCGGCATGATGCTAGCCGCTGGTGCGCCTACCATTCCGTGGGTCTTCAAACGCCTAGCTCGTCTGGCTGGAATCGAACGCGCGGCGCCAGCGGCGATCGACCGGCTCGACCAATTGAAACTGCGCGGCATCGCCCGCGCGTGGTTGGAACTCGCGGTCGGCTGGTGCCTGATCGGGCTTAGTATTTGGGCGACGCTGTGCGCCATCGACGGCGAAGCGTCGCATGCGAATCCGCGCGAGATCGCGCTATCGATCGCGGCCGGTGCCATGTCGGTCGTAGCAGGGTTTGTCTCCCTCATCCCCGGTGGGCTGGTGGTGCGTGACGCGGTGCTGCTGGAATTACTGGCCCCGGCCGTGGGAAAAGGCCCGGCCCTGGTCTGTGCGCTCGTGGCACGCCTGGTTTGGCTACTGTCGGAAGTAGGGATTTCGATTATCCTATATCCTGTAGGCAGGAGACCGCCGGACGCCACGCCCGAGGCCCCCTAGGCCATCGCGGCATGCCTGCCAAACCTCGCCCGCCGGCGCGAATTGTTCATCAGCGACTCGCCGCCGCCACTGGTCCGGTCCCGCCTGAAACACGAACCGAGCTTTTCAGCATGTTGTCGGCCGTCATTCCGGTATTCAACGAGGTCGACAGCCTGGCGACGCTGCACCGCGAAATCAGCGAAGTGGCCGCGGCCGAAAAGCTGGACGTCGAGATCATCTTCGTCGACGACGGTTCGTCGGACGGCTCTTGGGAAGTGATTACACGCCTGGCCGGCGCCGATCCGCGCGTACACGGTATTCGCTTTCGGCGCAACTTCGGCAAGGCCGCGGCGCTGAGTGCCGGTTTTCGCGCGGCACGCGGCGAACGGATTGTAACGATGGATGCCGACCTGCAGGACGATCCGCGCGAGATTCCTCACTTCTTGAACCACATGGACGTCGGGTTCGATGTGGTCAGTGGTTGGAAGCAGGTGCGTCACGATCCCTGGCACAAAGTGCTTCCCTCGCGCGTGTTCAACTGGATGGTCAGCTCGATGACCGGCGTCCATTTGCACGACCACAATTGCGGAATGAAGTCGTACCGACGAGAGATCTTCGACGAAGTTCGGTTGTACGGCGAACTGCACCGCTTCGTGCCGGTCCTGGCCTTCGCGCGCGGCTTTAAAGTCAGCGAATTGGTGGTCCATCATCGGCCGCGGCGATTCGGAAAATCCAAATACGGCATGCATCGGATCGTCAAAGGCTTCCTCGATCTGCTGACCGTGAAGTTTCTGACCGGCTTCGGCCAGCGTCCGCAGCATTTGCTCGGCACGTTGGGACTGGTCTGCTTCCTGCTCGGCGGTTTGGGACTGAGTTACCTGAGCATTTATTGGCTCGCGGCGCGTATCTATCCCGACTGGGGATTGCTGCCGCTGCATCAGCGGCCGGCGATGCTGTATTCGCTCGGCGCCCTGCTGCTGGGAGGTCAGTTGATGTCCATCGGTTTTCTGGCCGAGTTGATCACGGCCTATCATGGCCGCGATGCCGACACGTATTCCGTGGCCGAAGAAACGCCCGCGCCCGAGCGTCCTGCTGGAAAGAACCTGCATGAACGCTCAGCCTGATGACGGCGCGGCTCGGCTGCGCTGGGGCGTGTACTGGCTGCTGATCGTAATCGCTTCCGGGGGCATTCTGGGACGAATGCTGGCCGTGAACTCGGTCGACTACGTCCGGCTCGAGAAGCACCTGAAGCGAGAAGGGCGAATGCAACGTCCCTTTCTGAGCGCGAATGATCGCAGCCGCTGGGCCACGGTTCGCGCCTTGGTCGAATACGGCACCTATGCAATCGACGACGTCGTGTCGCAGCCCAACTGGGATACGATCGACATGGTGAAGCATGGCGATCAGGGGCATGCCGCGCCCGAGGCCGGCGAGGGGCATCTTTATTCCAGCAAACCACCGCTGTTTCCCACGCTGATGGCGGGCGAGTATTGGTTGATCGCCAAGCTGACGGGCAAGACGCTGGCCACGAATCCGTTCGCCATCGGGCGCTTCATGCTGGTGACGATCAACCTGATCCCTTTGATAATCTACTTCGTGCTGTGGGGGCGACTGGCCGATCGATTGGGGACGACCGATTGGGGACGCATCTTCACGATGGCCTGCGCCACATTCGGCACGTTCCTGTCGACATTCGCCGTGGTGATCAACAATCATTTGCCTGCCGCGGTGACGGCGCTGGCCACGGTTTACCTGGCGATACGGATCACGGTCGATGGCGAGCGACGGCTTTGGTATTTCGCGCTGGCAGGTTTCTTGGCCGCATTCACGGCCACGAACGAGTTGCCGGCGCTTTCGCTGTTAGGTGTCACTGTTGCCCTGGTCGGCTGGCACGCGCCACGGCAAACGCTGCTCGGTTTCCTGCCGGCGGCCGTCCTGGTCGCGGCGGCGGCGTTCGGGACGAATTACCTGGCGCATCACACCTGGGCCATTCCCTATGCCCATCGCGAAAGCGGCGACAACTGGTACGACTTCAAGTATGTAAAGGACGGCAAGGTCCGCGAAAGCTACTGGGCCAACCGCGCGGGCCGCAGCCCGATCGACCAGGGCGAAGAATCCGTCAAACGATATGCCCTGCACGTGCTCGTGGGCCATCACGGCGTCTTTTCTCTCTCGCCGATTTGGCTGCTGAGCGTCGTCGGATTGGTGATGTTATGTGCCAGCCGTGACCCGCGGTGGCGCGAGTGGGGTTTGGCAATCGCGGCGGTGTCCATCGTGTGCATGGCCTTTTATATTTTGCGGCCGCTCGATGACCGAAATTACGGTGGTATGACCAGCGGCTTTCGCTGGGCCTTCTGGATGGCCCCGCTGTGGCTCGTCGCGATGCAGCCTGCCGCCGATTGGGCCAGTCGGAATCGGTGGTCGCAGATCGTGGCGGCTGTGCTCTTGGCGATTTCCGTCATGTCGGTCGCCTACCCGACCTGGAATCCCTGGACGCAACCCTGGCTGTGGGATGCGCTTGAGTCGCTTTAATCCTGGCGGTTGGAAAGCCAAGGTCTCGCGCCTGCTGGACTGACTGCTCCCTGCAATTTGGCACGCCGCGTGCAACTGTAGAACGTCCGTCGTTCGCGCGCTTTAGAGCGCCGGGGTTCCAGGCAAACAGTGGAGATCAACTGCCATGTCGCACCACAGCCATTCTGATGACAGCCAATGGGGATTGTGCAAAGACTGCAAATGGTGGCAAATCGAGCCCAGCGCCAAGGCCAGTGGTCACTCGGTGGGCGTCTGCATCGAGGAGAGCTTGCAGGAATTTCGTTTGCGCATCTCGGGCAACGGTGGCTGCACGCTGTTTCTCGAAGGAAAGCCGGCCCGCGCTAAAGGCTCGGCCGATAAGCCGCCGACGAGAGTGGCCGTCCGCTAGGGGGCTTAGTCATTTGGCTCGGTCGAGGGACGACGATCGCTAGAGGCGCAGCTTGCCGGACGAGGGTCGGCGGGCAACAATTCGCCAAGGTACGCTCCGCATGCGCCGCTGAAACAGTGGCCTACGGAGCACGCTACGGTTGTGGATTCATCCCTCTAGCCCGTGCAAGAGTTAACGCGAATGGCTGCCAAGAAACCGCTGGGCGGAGTGATCCACACTTATCAGAAGTTCGATCCGAAGCATTTTCCCAGCCCTACGCAGCCGCCGCCGGACATGGTGTCGTCCGCGTTCGAGCACATGCTGATGTACGGCAGCATGCGCGAACTTACAGATGACGAACTGGCCCGGGCCGTCCATCTAGACCCCAGCATGATTGCCGGACTGGGGCCCAGCCTGGATGCCATCCGTGAAATGCTGCTGGCGCGGAAGGAAAAGATCCTTTCCACGTATGAAACGAAGCGGGTGCAGAAGGACGCCGCCGATCGCTATCAGAGCGAAGGGCGCGAGATGCGCCCCCCCAAGAAGCTGCGCAAAGCGGTCGAGCGGGCGTTTCGCGACGAGCAGTTGCGCGAAATTGAACAACTGTGGTATTTGGCCGGTGGCGAGCGCAGCGATTTCGCCAACGATCTACTGCGACTGGCCGAACGGCTGGGGGACAAGTACCAGATCGACGAAATGGCCGGCAAGTACGAGTTCACCGGCCACACGCGCATGACGATTCCGCAGGCCCTTGAGATTAAGGAAGAATTGGAGAAGATCGACGAGCTTCTCAAGCAGCTTGACGAGGCGGCACGCACCGCGCAGATCGGTGTGATCGATATGGAGGAGCTGTCGGAGTTCGCGAATCCCGGCGACATCGAACAGTTGAACGCGCTGCACCAGCAAATCCAGGATTATCTGCGCGATCTGGCCGAGCAGCAGGGACTGGAAAAAACGAAACGCGGCTTTCGACTCACTCCAAAAGCCTACCGGTTATTTCAGGGCAAGCTGCTGGAGCGAATCTTCAGCGAACTCGAGCCGTCGCGCACCGGCCGGCACCAAGGGCCGATCGTCGGCGAGGGGGCGGTCGAACTGCAGCAGACGAAGCCATACGAGTTCGGTGATTCGGTCGCGCAGATGGACATTCCGGCCACGCTCACCAACGCCATGATCCGCTCGGGCGCCACGCTGCCTATCCGTTTGCGCTCCGAAGATATCGAAATTCACCGCACGCGCAATACGCCCA
The genomic region above belongs to Pirellulales bacterium and contains:
- a CDS encoding lysylphosphatidylglycerol synthase transmembrane domain-containing protein, with amino-acid sequence MTTGRGRAKKYAVAALKVAIVAAVLWGMQRTIRAALADLDQHEWSAATLRPGWLILSSVAYLAGLLPSSLFWHRLLELFGQPAARGRAVRAWYIGSLGKYVPGKATVVVLRTALLRRDGVGIAVSTATIFYETLTTMAVGAFVAGAILLVMMHDRWELVVLSAGMMLAAGAPTIPWVFKRLARLAGIERAAPAAIDRLDQLKLRGIARAWLELAVGWCLIGLSIWATLCAIDGEASHANPREIALSIAAGAMSVVAGFVSLIPGGLVVRDAVLLELLAPAVGKGPALVCALVARLVWLLSEVGISIILYPVGRRPPDATPEAP
- a CDS encoding glycosyltransferase family 2 protein produces the protein MLSAVIPVFNEVDSLATLHREISEVAAAEKLDVEIIFVDDGSSDGSWEVITRLAGADPRVHGIRFRRNFGKAAALSAGFRAARGERIVTMDADLQDDPREIPHFLNHMDVGFDVVSGWKQVRHDPWHKVLPSRVFNWMVSSMTGVHLHDHNCGMKSYRREIFDEVRLYGELHRFVPVLAFARGFKVSELVVHHRPRRFGKSKYGMHRIVKGFLDLLTVKFLTGFGQRPQHLLGTLGLVCFLLGGLGLSYLSIYWLAARIYPDWGLLPLHQRPAMLYSLGALLLGGQLMSIGFLAELITAYHGRDADTYSVAEETPAPERPAGKNLHERSA
- a CDS encoding AI-2E family transporter yields the protein MSRIVSFVVLLTIAILVGALSFMVMSSFLLPMFLALVLAVIFRPLHKWFIARAAGHDRIAAGVTTSAILLIVLIPTLLILTRAAGEAVEIATEIKPQVVGDRLSQLRREFHLEMPPEDVQLTLQSIGLEVDEIADGVHLHSRTLDELHGLAGRLDRDLDQIHAQLALENPEAEDESFNHEARQHIAASWQRFDEQVVRLTEGSPDLPAFTAALPDLEAAYTTFRESLLGSPTIAWLRRQMNPSDEQIRSFLESLQRWAMPFLFGTGQAVGGFLGSVVVGLGVMILSLYYFLADGPSMIRALMHLSPLDDRYEEELLNEFSTISRAVVLATLLSAFAQGLLASIGYFFAGFESVFLLTVVTMLLAMIPFVGAAAVWGACSLWMLFYEQRAMPALALALYGALVVSMIDNLIKPMVLHGQSKLHPLLALLSILGGMKALGPIGIFVGPMGMAFLQALLHMLHAELIALGEPAQAQIARPALPAE